The region GATTCGAGTCGATTCGTAGCGGGAATGCTCATCTCAGTGTTTGGTTAAACAAAAAGCTCGCATCGAGGCAATTGTCGATGCGAGCTTTCGAGTGCTTGATGAATGCTCTGTTAATCTTCAGGAGCAAACGGGTGTACTAAAATTCGACCCCGTACTTTTCGGTCATGTGACGGCGAATGTCGGCGGTCGCATTTTCGATGTCGCGGAGAACATCGTTTGCCGAACGAGCTCCTTTGATCTGTTCTTCCATACGGACATTCGATTGCAGGGAGCCGGTTCGCTGCCAATCTGGAGTCGCTTGCCAGCCATTCCAGTTATATTGCCCGCCCCAGTTGGCACCGATTGGCGTGGAATACGTGGTGATATCGTATTGTTCGGGAACGTTGTTCTGGCGGACACGGCTTCTGGCTGCGGCATCGGTAACTTGCGATTGGCCGGTACGAAGACTTTCGGAAACGTACTTGCCGTAGTTCAGCAAGTCGGGATCGACGTTGGCAATCGGAAGACGATCGATCTTGCGGGCGTACTTGTCGTACCAGACAGCGATTTGCCCCATTGTCTTGCGGTCTTTCTTCTTGATTCGTAGCTCGTCGAGAAGTGACACGACCGACTTGTAATAGATTTTGGACGCGGCAATAGTGGTCGCCTTCTTTTCGTCTTCTTCGGAAGTGCCTCCTTCGGCCGCAGCTTTTTGCGTCGCTTCTTGAAGTGCTGGCGGTGTTTCGATCAGGCTCAAGATTCGTCGCAAGCCACTTGGATAGAGTGGACCGGTAAGTTGGATTCGCTTGTCGTTCATGGTGACATTCCATGACTCGATTTCGTCGATCATCATGCCTTGGTTGCCAAGGATCTCTAGGAGCAATGGTTTGGCCAAGTCGCCGAGCATCGAGATGTCTTCGCTGAAGTCGACTTTCACGGCACCGACCATGTCTTGCTGAACGGTAACGCCAAGGGAGATACCGCGGATGCTTGCTAACGCTTTCGCCAGCTTGTCGAAGTCTAGCTTCTTGCCCTTCAATGTTTCCATCGAGTCGAGACGAGTCCGAACCATTTCAGGGGAAACGGAATGGGTCAGATCCAATGCCATGATGATGGGCGAACCGGCGTCGGCAAACGATTCCGCTTCAGCAAGGTACGGTCTCAAACCGCGGAGTGAGTTGTCGTAGTAGCGGTTAATCCAAAGACCAACATCTTGGCGCGTGGCAGGCGTACCGTAGCCGATGATGTTCTCCATGAATTTGACAACAAAGATGTCCCCAGGCAGAACGGCGACAGGGCGTTCGGAAATGTAGTCGGTTGTCCCTTGATATCGAACGGCGACTTTGGGGAGCGAAACATCGTATTTCAACTTCATCAGTCCGACCTGCCAGTCGGCTGTCTTGGTGGCGAAGTCGTATTTCGCGGAGGCAACAAATTCGTCCGCTTGCGGAGGTACGGCGTCGATGCCTGCTTCGAAGGCTTTTTCATGCTGGCCACGCCAGTTCTGCGATTTGCCGAGCGGGCTGTTGTGCAGCTTGTTGACGTCGACAAAGAAGATGGTGTTGGCACCGTCTGGAATCCGTTTGGTCAGTTCATGGAACTGAGCATGGCCGGTCGCATGAATCAGGCCGCCCATCAGAAGTGCGAGAAGTCCGCAAAGAAAAAGCCGAGGCATGGAAGTTACTCCTGAAGTTAATCGTTAGCTTAAACCGTACTACTATGAGAATCCCATTCGAGGCCAATTACCAGCCCATGCCATGGCGAAACCTCGGTTTCGCGGCGATCTACTAAAAAAGAATTGATGAAGAGATGCTCCAGAAAACGGGCCAAGACCGCCATTTCGAGCCGATTTGACAAACCGTGCGGGAAGCTAAAGCCAAGTTCTAACGATCTCTTCCACGTCATCACCTTCAAGTGTTTCGTGGGCCAACAGGTTATCGACAATCGCCCCCAGGGCCGCCCAATGATGATCTTCGCTGAACAGGCGATAGATTTCCTGGGTGGAACGCTCGAGAAAAACCATCCTTTGCCGTTCGTTGGGAAACAGGCTACTAGCGGCATGCCAGGCGGCGTTCCAATCGGCTGCCCATTCGCGAACATGGCCGGGGTGGAATGGATCGCCGGTGTGTAGCATTTCTGCAACAGGCCCGGCCAAAGCTACCATCACCATATTCTGTTGCAGCTGCTTGGTACTGAATTGGTCGAGCGGCCACTCGACTTGAATCTCCGCAAACCGTTCCGGGCCATCATCCCAGTCTGGCTCTAGGGTGACATGCTTGACCCTGGCTCCGACCAATATAGAAAGCAGCGCATGTCCCGATTCGTGAAAGGCATTAATCTCATCCATGGCGGTCATTCTAGTCGATCGGAACGTATCTGCATTCCCGTCGCGGCGTTGGCGTTTCAGCTTTGTGGATAATCGGATCAATCGATAGATGCTGAATGGTTTCCGTTGTGCAGGTCGCTTGGAGGTCGATTTTACGGCAGAATCAAGTTGCTAGGGGGGTGAAGTGACCCCAAGTTTTAAGAGTACCCCTCGTTGTCCCGCGTTGCGATTGCAACGTCTTGTCTAGGACTCGTTTCATGCACTTCGCACTCTACCTGCTTCGGAAGGAGCTCATCACGGGGCCGCAGTTTATTCAGGCTGTTTCTCGACAACTTGAGACGCGACCACAGATTGGCTCGTTGGCAATTGAAACACGACGTCTTTCAATGCGTCAGGTGTTTCAGATTCTCAGTCTTCAAAGCGTGACCAACGAATCGTTCGGTCAACTCGCGGTTCAGATCGGGGTACTTTCTGATATCGATATCCGTGATCTCTTGTCGCTGCAAGTTGAAAGAACGACACCGCTCGCGCAAGTGTTAGTCGACATCGGGGCGTTGGAAACGTATCAAATGCAGGCCGAGCTACAGCGGTTTCGTGCTCAAATGACGCAAGATTCGCTGTCCGGTACCAACACCAATCCAATGGATGTCAACGCGATAGAAGCCGCGTTTGCCACCTTTGAGGTGCTGGCCTAGTTCTCGCGGACTGGCATTGCGAGTCAGCTTTTGTTGCGGCGAAAAGCCAATTTTCTTGTAACCGTTTTAAACGGCACAAGTGGTCTGCGCGAAACCGAAATCGTGTTTGCAGTATTCGTACGGATTCTCTCTGACTCGTAAAGGCGACGTACATCTTTCCAACTCATTTGCTGTACGTTGGAGAGAGACAAAGATGCCGTTCGACGATCCCGCCCTACTAGCTGAATTTGTTACGGAGTCCCGCGAGCATCTCGCTGATGTGGAAGGGCAACTCCTCGAAATTGAAGCCAATGGTGCAGATATCGACGTGGACCTCGTGAACAAGGTCTTCCGCGCGATTCACTCCATCAAAGGGGCCGCAGGCTTCATGGGGTTGGTCCGCATCAACGAACTGGCTCACGCCCTTGAAAATGTCTTGGGCAAGATGCGGAACAAAGAACTCGTTCCGACATCATCAATCGTCGACGTGATGCTAAAAGCGGCCGACGCACTTTCTGGGTTGATCAACGATATCGAAAATTCAAACGATGTCGATGTGTCCGATCACATTTCTCGTTTGAATCAAATCTTTGAAGACTCTGCTACGAGTGAGGGTGAAGCAAACAACGAAGTGCCTGACGTCGCTTCCCCGATGCCGCACGATAGCCAAGATCAAAGCGAAGACGCGACCGAAAGCACAAACATCGAACAGCCGCAAACACCTGAAGTGACTGTTCCCAAAGCCAGCGAGCCTGCCGAGACCACTCCGGCACCACGGTCAACGGCATCGCCGCAAGTAGAATCAAGCATTCGCGTTCAAGTAGGTGTGCTTGATCGTCTGATGAACCTGGCTGGAGAGCTGGTCCTTGGGCGTAATCAACTTCTGCAATCGGTGAATTCGGCCGACGGAAACAGCCTGCAAGCGGTCGCGGCTCGACTCGATCAAGTTACAAGCGAGCTGCAAGAATCGATTATGCAGACTCGCATGCAGCCGATCGGAAACGTCTTCAGCAAGTTTCCACGCGTTGTTCGGGATCTCTCGGCCAAGCTCGGCAAGCAAATCGGTGTCGTCATGGAAGGTGGCGAAGTCGAAGTCGACAAAACGATCATTGAAGCGATTGGTGACCCACTAACACATATGGTTCGGAATTCGGTCGACCATGGGGTTGAACTACCAGAGACTCGAATTGCCAACGGAAAAGAACCGACCGGCTCGATTACTTTGCGAGCCTATCACCAAGCAGGCAAAGTGCGGATCGATATTTGTGACGATGGCGGCGGAATCGATACCGAACGTCTTAAGCAAAAAGCAGTCGCGAAGGGAATCATCCCGACCGAACGAGCCTCGCAAATGTCGGATCGCGATGCGGTTTGGCTCATCTTTCATCCCGGCTTCTCGACGGCTGAGAAAATCAGTGATGTCAGTGGTCGTGGTGTGGGAATGGACGTCGTGCGAACCAATATCGAAAAGATCGGTGGATCGGTTGATATTGAATCGAAGCTCGGCGTCGGCACAACGGTTCAGATCACTCTGCCGCTGACACTGGCAATTATCCCATCGATGCTGATACGTAGTGGGGGACGCCGCTTCGCGATTCCTCAGGTCAATATCGTCGAACTAGTTCGCGTGCGAGCAAGTGAAGCCTCGCAGCGAATTAGCAAAGTGAAAGGGGCTAATGTCCTGCGACTTCGAGGCACGCTGCTACCGCTCGTTGAACTCGATCACGCGTTAAGCTTCGGCCATGCCGATCAAGACGGTGGCAAGTCCAATTTGGCTCGCCAGATTGTCGTCGTCGAAAGTGGGCAGTTCCGATATGGGCTGATTGTCGACGAAATCGACGACTGCGAAGAAATTGTCGTGAAGCCACTGGGGCGGCACTTGAAGTCCTGCATGTGCTTGGCCGGTGCGACCATCCTGGGTGACGGCCATGTCGCACCGATCCTCGATGTGTCAGGGATCGCTGCGAAAACCGATCTGCGAACGCACGAGCAGGAAGACAAAGACGCGTCCACGCTAGACGAGTCAGGCATGGCAAACGAACGGCAGTCTTTGCTGTTGTTCACCAACGCTCCGAACGAGCAGTTTGCTATTCCAATGAGCCTGATCTCTCGGATTGAACGAATCCGTACTCAGCAAATCGATACGGTCGGTGGGCAGGAGTTACTTCAGTATCGCGGTGCTTCCCTACCGCTCTTGGCCATCGAACGCTTCATTCAGGCTCAGCCACGTCCGGAACTCGAGAACGTGCACGTCGTGGTATTCCAGATTCATGGCCGTGAAGTTGGTTTGATTGCTGCCGAGTTGAACGACATTCGTGAAGTGACTGCTGAGATCGACGGCGACACGTTCCGAGAACCAGGCGTTGCTGGTTCGATTGTTGTGGACGAAAAAACGGTTCGCATGATCGATCTCTATGAACTTGGTTTTGCCGCGCATCCGCAATGGTTCTCGGACAAACCTAAGGGCAACGTCAGCGAAGAGCAGCCATACAACATTTTATTGGCAGAAGATTCTTCGTTCTTTCGCAAGCAGGCCAAAGAATACCTCCAGAGTGAAGGCTTCCACATCGTGGAAGCTGAGGATGGTGTCTCGGCCTGGGAACAACTCATTTCTGGCGAACATGCCATCGACTTAGTCGTCACGGATATCGAGATGCCTTGCATGAATGGTTTTGAATTGACTCGAAAGATCAAAACCGATGCTCGCTTGGGACATCTTCCAGTGATCGCGCTAACTTCTTTGGCCAGTGACGATGATCAACGTCGAGGGGCCGAAGCTGGGGTCGATGATTACCAAATCAAAATGGATCGAGAGCGGGTCATGGCCGCCATCTGGCGACTGCTGAGCCCGCAGAAATCAAATCGCAAAAATACAACTACCAACGATGCGTTATTGGAAGGATGTTTGTCATGAGTTCCACTGCCACACTAACTAAGCAAACGGCCGTTGAACTGCAGTTTGCGACGTTCTACGTCAGCGACTTGCTTTTGGCTTTGCCGATTGACTACGTCCAGGAAATCAACCGGAATCTTGACTTAACCGAGGTTCCGCATGCCCCTGAATATGTGCGCGGGGTGATCAATCTGCGTGGCGATGTGGCGACGGTGATTGACCTGCGTGGCGTGCTTGGGTTCAGCCTTGCCGAAGTAACGCAATCGAGCCGCAATTTGATCGTTCGTTCAGGCGACGAATCAATTGGCTTATGGGTTGATCGTATTGCGGACATCATCACGATCCGAAGCGATGAGATTGGTCCTGCCCCTGCCAATATTTCGGGAGCTGACGGTCGCTTTTTTAAAGGCGTGTACCGCAACGAATCTGAAATTGTTGTGATCCTGGATGTCCAGGAAGTGTTGGCATACGACTAAGGATTGCCTCAGTCGTTTGTCGCTGCCCCATCATTTTGACTGCAAACATTCCTTCGTGCATTTCGGTTTAATAAGAGGAAAGCCCCGTGAAAAGTCCTTGGCAATTGAAAATGACCGGCAAGCTTGTCGTAGCGTGCCTGGTATTCGGTATCGTACCCCTGCTAGCCGTTGGTGTTGTGATTTGGAGTTCGACCAACCAAACGCTCGATACCATCGCTCGCGATTATCAAACGACTGCGGAGAGTGTGGCCGATAAGATTGATCGCAACCTTTTCGAGCGGTACGGAGACGTCCAAGCTTTCGGGCTCAACACGGTTATCGAAGACCGAGATTCGTGGTACCAGCCAGGTGAATCGAATCCGATCGTCAGTGCCATGGATAAGTATGTCGATACCTACGACATTTACTATCTGACCATGCTAGTCGATCTGGATGGAAAACTGATCGCTGTAAACAGCCGCGATCAAGATGCTCAAGCGATCAATACGGAAGACCTTTACAAGCAGAACTTTTCCGGCAAGCCTTGGTTCCAAGATGCCGTTGCTAAGCGTTTCTACGAGGCCGAAGGGGAGTCGTGCAGCGGAACTGTCGTCGAGCATTTTTACATCGACGAGAAAGTCAAGCAGCTCTA is a window of Bremerella sp. TYQ1 DNA encoding:
- a CDS encoding chemotaxis protein CheW, giving the protein MPFDDPALLAEFVTESREHLADVEGQLLEIEANGADIDVDLVNKVFRAIHSIKGAAGFMGLVRINELAHALENVLGKMRNKELVPTSSIVDVMLKAADALSGLINDIENSNDVDVSDHISRLNQIFEDSATSEGEANNEVPDVASPMPHDSQDQSEDATESTNIEQPQTPEVTVPKASEPAETTPAPRSTASPQVESSIRVQVGVLDRLMNLAGELVLGRNQLLQSVNSADGNSLQAVAARLDQVTSELQESIMQTRMQPIGNVFSKFPRVVRDLSAKLGKQIGVVMEGGEVEVDKTIIEAIGDPLTHMVRNSVDHGVELPETRIANGKEPTGSITLRAYHQAGKVRIDICDDGGGIDTERLKQKAVAKGIIPTERASQMSDRDAVWLIFHPGFSTAEKISDVSGRGVGMDVVRTNIEKIGGSVDIESKLGVGTTVQITLPLTLAIIPSMLIRSGGRRFAIPQVNIVELVRVRASEASQRISKVKGANVLRLRGTLLPLVELDHALSFGHADQDGGKSNLARQIVVVESGQFRYGLIVDEIDDCEEIVVKPLGRHLKSCMCLAGATILGDGHVAPILDVSGIAAKTDLRTHEQEDKDASTLDESGMANERQSLLLFTNAPNEQFAIPMSLISRIERIRTQQIDTVGGQELLQYRGASLPLLAIERFIQAQPRPELENVHVVVFQIHGREVGLIAAELNDIREVTAEIDGDTFREPGVAGSIVVDEKTVRMIDLYELGFAAHPQWFSDKPKGNVSEEQPYNILLAEDSSFFRKQAKEYLQSEGFHIVEAEDGVSAWEQLISGEHAIDLVVTDIEMPCMNGFELTRKIKTDARLGHLPVIALTSLASDDDQRRGAEAGVDDYQIKMDRERVMAAIWRLLSPQKSNRKNTTTNDALLEGCLS
- a CDS encoding chemotaxis protein CheW, with the translated sequence MSSTATLTKQTAVELQFATFYVSDLLLALPIDYVQEINRNLDLTEVPHAPEYVRGVINLRGDVATVIDLRGVLGFSLAEVTQSSRNLIVRSGDESIGLWVDRIADIITIRSDEIGPAPANISGADGRFFKGVYRNESEIVVILDVQEVLAYD